One window of Mercenaria mercenaria strain notata unplaced genomic scaffold, MADL_Memer_1 contig_4704, whole genome shotgun sequence genomic DNA carries:
- the LOC123529754 gene encoding tigger transposable element-derived protein 4-like codes for MYKSNKKAWMTGEIFEEWLHWFDRQMKGRKVLLFVDNAPSHPQVNLKNVSVKFLPANTTSLCQPMDQGIIQAMKLKYRKKQLQYVISQMELKQGKSGFDLLKDISVLDAIYWVARAFKEVEISTIVKCFAKCGFQLNSVESESECTVLNDSESDEEEDDNYPIALHVMARQLFDCDFMELLNIDKEFKTCDSEMKDWDRPATELLSEMKEQVSDETSDCEDDQLQEQEDNVCSTNECLEMIEKLKKYAVAHGNENLLGTFVDAEDIITSQKLVGNTKQSKISDFFAKR; via the coding sequence ATGTACAAATCTAACAAGAAAGCCTGGATGACTGGCGAAATCTTTGAAGAATGGCTACACTGGTTTGACAGACAAATGAAAGGTAGAAAAGTGCTTCTTTTTGTGGACAATGCACCATCCCATCCTCAGGTTAATCTCAAAAATGTCAGTGTTAAGTTCTTACCAGCAAATACAACATCTCTATGCCAACCAATGGACCAAGGAATAATTCAGGCAATGAAACTCAAGTACAGGAAGAAACAACTACAGTACGTGATCAGTCAAATGGAACTTAAGCAGGGAAAAAGTGGATTTGATCTGTTGAAAGATATAAGTGTGCTGGATGCAATTTACTGGGTTGCACGTGCATTTAAAGAAGTTGAAATAAGCACCATTGTTAAGTGTTTCGCGAAGTGTGGATTTCAGTTAaacagtgttgaaagtgaaagtgAATGCACAGTGTTGAACGATTCAGAGAGTGATGAAGAGGAGGATGATAACTATCCAATAGCGCTTCATGTAATGGCTCGACAGTTGTTCGATTGTGATTTTATGGAATTGTTGAATATTGACAAGGAGTTCAAAACATGTGATTCTGAAATGAAGGACTGGGACAGGCCTGCTACTGAGTTGCTTTCGGAAATGAAAGAGCAGGTCAGTGATGAAACATCTGACTGTGAGGATGATCAGCTTCAAGAACAAGAAGATAATGTGTGTTCTACAAATGAGTGCTTGGAAAtgattgaaaaacttaaaaagtatgCAGTAGCCCATGGAAATGAAAATCTTCTTGGTACATTTGTTGATGCCGAGGACATTATCACAAGCCAAAAACTTGTAGGGAACACTAAGCAAAGTAAGATCAGTGACTTCTTTGCCAAACGCTGA